The following are encoded together in the Saliniramus fredricksonii genome:
- a CDS encoding acyl-CoA dehydrogenase family protein → MIDSHQDIREAVIRLCADFPGEYWRKLDRENAYPSEFVDALTQAGYLAALIPEEYGGAGLPLSAAAAILEEIQRAGGNGAACHAQMYVMGTVLRHGSEAQKQAYLPDVASGKLRLQAFGVTEPSSGTDTTSLKTFARREGDSYIVNGQKIWTSRAEYSDLMILLARTTPRDQVAKRTEGLSVFIVDMREAIGNGLTIRPIRTMMNHATTEIFFDDLRVPAENLIGEEGKGFRYILSGMNAERILIAAECIGDAKWFIEKATTYAKERSVFGRPIGQNQGVQFPIAKAYAQMRAAELMVQQAIALYEAGGNCGAEANMAKMLAADASFEAANVCVQTHGGFGFAEEYDVERKFRETRLYQVAPISTNLILSHLAEHVLGLPRSF, encoded by the coding sequence ATGATCGACAGCCATCAGGACATCCGCGAGGCGGTAATCCGTCTGTGCGCCGATTTTCCGGGCGAATACTGGCGCAAGCTCGACCGCGAGAACGCCTATCCGTCGGAATTCGTCGATGCGCTCACGCAAGCCGGCTATCTCGCCGCGCTGATCCCCGAGGAATACGGCGGCGCCGGCCTGCCACTCTCGGCGGCGGCGGCGATCCTCGAGGAGATCCAGCGCGCGGGCGGCAATGGGGCTGCCTGCCATGCGCAGATGTATGTCATGGGAACGGTCCTGCGCCATGGATCGGAGGCGCAGAAGCAGGCCTACCTCCCCGATGTGGCGAGCGGCAAGCTGCGGCTCCAGGCCTTCGGCGTGACGGAGCCGAGTTCGGGCACGGATACCACCTCGCTCAAGACCTTCGCCCGGCGCGAGGGCGATAGCTACATCGTCAACGGCCAGAAGATCTGGACGAGCCGGGCGGAATATTCCGATCTGATGATCCTGCTCGCCCGCACCACCCCGCGCGACCAGGTGGCGAAGCGCACCGAGGGACTCTCCGTCTTCATCGTCGATATGCGCGAGGCCATCGGCAACGGGCTGACCATCCGCCCGATCCGCACCATGATGAACCACGCCACCACCGAGATCTTCTTCGACGATCTGCGTGTACCGGCGGAAAACCTCATCGGCGAGGAAGGCAAGGGCTTTCGCTATATCCTTTCGGGCATGAATGCCGAACGCATTCTCATTGCGGCAGAATGCATCGGCGATGCCAAGTGGTTCATCGAGAAGGCAACGACCTACGCGAAGGAGCGCAGCGTGTTCGGGCGCCCGATCGGCCAGAACCAGGGCGTGCAGTTCCCCATCGCCAAGGCCTATGCCCAGATGCGCGCCGCCGAGCTGATGGTGCAGCAGGCGATCGCGCTCTACGAGGCCGGCGGGAATTGCGGGGCGGAGGCCAACATGGCCAAGATGCTCGCCGCCGACGCTTCCTTCGAGGCGGCCAATGTCTGTGTCCAGACCCATGGCGGCTTCGGCTTCGCCGAGGAATACGACGTCGAACGCAAATTCCGCGAAACCCGCCTCTACCAGGTCGCCCCGATCTCCACCAACCTGATCCTCTCCCACCTCGCGGAGCACGTGCTGGGCTTGCCGCGGTCGTTTTGA
- a CDS encoding MFS transporter, protein MMIFATLLFAYTLSQFFRAFLAIVSVDLSRDLGLDSAQLGAVSAIWFAAFALAQFPVGYALDRYGPRRTIATTMIFAVIGCGLMAAATGFVSALTAMAAIGIGCSAILMGSLYLFARNHAAEKFAMFTSLFVGLGALGNLLGTTPLALAVELFGWRWSMVGITAITALSTLLAFLVLRDPERIDSSDGSGGMIDGLVEIVSLRTLWLILPITFVSYAVVIATRSLWIAPFFSQVHGYSVTATGNAALLMAITMSIGALAYGPLERLIRDAKRTAVIGSAVTAAAYLALAGFGAQSAAASVALIGLIGGAGLTYGIIMAHARLFFPRHLIGRGVTFMNFIFISGAGIIQWISGQFINASERAGLDAGERYATLYGAFGLLVAAALALYLFASARPGPQDRHQP, encoded by the coding sequence ATGATGATATTTGCGACGCTGCTCTTCGCCTACACGCTCAGCCAGTTCTTCCGCGCCTTTCTCGCCATCGTCTCCGTCGATCTCAGCCGCGATCTCGGGCTCGATTCCGCGCAGCTCGGCGCCGTCTCGGCGATCTGGTTTGCCGCCTTTGCCCTCGCGCAATTCCCCGTCGGTTATGCGCTCGACCGCTATGGCCCGCGCCGCACCATCGCCACCACCATGATCTTCGCCGTGATCGGCTGCGGCCTGATGGCAGCTGCGACGGGGTTTGTCTCCGCACTCACGGCAATGGCGGCGATCGGAATCGGCTGCTCGGCGATCCTGATGGGCAGCCTCTATCTCTTCGCGCGCAATCACGCGGCGGAGAAATTCGCCATGTTCACATCCCTGTTCGTCGGCCTCGGCGCACTCGGCAACCTGCTCGGCACGACGCCGCTGGCGCTCGCGGTGGAACTCTTCGGCTGGCGCTGGAGCATGGTCGGAATCACCGCGATCACGGCACTCTCGACGCTGCTCGCCTTTCTCGTCCTGCGCGATCCGGAGCGGATCGACAGCAGCGACGGCAGCGGCGGCATGATCGACGGCCTCGTCGAGATCGTCAGCCTGCGCACGCTCTGGCTGATCCTGCCCATCACCTTCGTCAGCTATGCCGTCGTGATCGCCACGCGCAGCCTGTGGATCGCACCCTTCTTCTCGCAGGTCCATGGTTACAGCGTCACCGCCACCGGGAATGCGGCACTGCTGATGGCGATCACCATGTCGATCGGCGCGCTCGCCTACGGTCCGCTCGAGCGCCTCATCCGTGATGCCAAACGCACCGCCGTCATCGGCAGCGCCGTCACGGCAGCAGCCTATCTCGCCCTTGCCGGATTCGGCGCACAGAGCGCGGCAGCCAGCGTGGCGCTGATCGGGCTGATCGGAGGGGCGGGGTTGACCTACGGCATCATCATGGCCCATGCGCGCCTGTTTTTCCCCCGGCACCTGATCGGGCGCGGCGTGACCTTCATGAACTTCATCTTCATCTCCGGCGCGGGCATCATCCAATGGATATCCGGCCAGTTCATCAATGCCAGCGAGCGCGCGGGACTGGATGCGGGCGAACGCTATGCCACGCTCTATGGCGCCTTCGGCTTGCTGGTTGCCGCAGCGTTGGCGCTGTATCTGTTCGCATCGGCGCGACCGGGACCGCAGGACCGGCATCAGCCATAG
- a CDS encoding bifunctional alpha/beta hydrolase/OsmC family protein, translated as MRVRKITFQGHSDASLAARLDLPEGPIRATALFAHCFTCSKDIAGARRIAGRLAALGIAVLRFDFTGLGHSEGEFGNTGFSSNVADIVAAARWLADEGMAPQLLIGHSLGGAAAIAAAPELPDLKALVTIGAPADPSHVLHNFGSSLAAVMEDGSATVELAGRPFEIRRDFVEDVRAARLDAALAKLRTALLVMHAPRDHVVGIENAAELFTAARHPKSFITLDDADHLLSRERDAEYAADVISAWSARYLDLAEEASADNAPEGVVRVAEADPAGFRQDVTVNGRHQIVADEPQALGGSDLGPSPYQLLSAGLGACTTMTIRMYARRKKIALDHVTCDVTHEKSHAADCEGCEANPGKIDVFHRRIRLSGDLDEETRHSLLAIADKCPVHRTLHAQARIETELVEV; from the coding sequence ATGCGGGTTCGCAAGATCACCTTTCAAGGCCATTCCGATGCATCGCTCGCGGCGCGGCTCGACCTTCCGGAAGGGCCGATTCGGGCCACCGCGCTGTTTGCCCATTGCTTTACCTGCTCGAAGGACATTGCCGGCGCACGCCGCATTGCCGGACGGCTGGCCGCACTCGGCATCGCCGTGTTGCGCTTCGACTTTACGGGGCTGGGCCATTCCGAGGGCGAGTTCGGCAATACCGGGTTTTCCTCGAATGTCGCCGATATCGTGGCGGCGGCCCGCTGGCTCGCCGATGAGGGCATGGCGCCGCAGCTTCTGATCGGCCATTCGCTTGGCGGTGCGGCGGCGATCGCGGCAGCGCCGGAACTGCCGGACCTCAAGGCGCTCGTGACCATCGGCGCGCCCGCCGATCCCTCTCATGTGCTGCACAATTTCGGCAGTTCGCTCGCTGCCGTCATGGAAGACGGCAGCGCCACGGTGGAGCTTGCGGGCCGGCCCTTCGAAATCCGCCGCGACTTCGTCGAGGATGTCCGCGCCGCGCGGCTCGATGCAGCTCTGGCGAAGCTGCGTACAGCGCTGCTGGTAATGCATGCCCCGCGCGATCATGTGGTCGGGATCGAGAATGCCGCCGAGCTCTTCACCGCCGCGCGCCATCCCAAGAGCTTCATCACCCTCGACGATGCCGATCACCTGCTCAGCCGCGAGCGCGATGCAGAATATGCCGCCGACGTCATCTCCGCCTGGTCGGCCCGCTATCTCGATCTTGCCGAGGAAGCATCTGCGGACAATGCCCCGGAGGGCGTGGTGCGGGTGGCCGAGGCCGATCCGGCAGGGTTTCGTCAGGATGTCACGGTGAACGGTCGCCACCAGATCGTCGCCGACGAGCCGCAAGCCCTGGGCGGCAGCGATCTCGGGCCGAGCCCCTATCAGCTGCTCTCGGCGGGGCTGGGCGCCTGCACCACCATGACCATCCGCATGTATGCGCGCCGCAAGAAGATCGCGCTCGACCATGTCACCTGTGACGTGACCCACGAGAAGAGCCATGCGGCGGATTGCGAGGGCTGCGAGGCGAATCCGGGCAAGATCGACGTCTTCCACCGCCGCATCCGCCTCTCGGGTGATCTCGACGAGGAGACCCGGCACTCCCTCCTCGCCATCGCCGACAAATGCCCCGTCCACCGCACCCTGCATGCGCAGGCGCGGATCGAGACGGAACTCGTGGAGGTGTGA
- a CDS encoding fasciclin domain-containing protein, protein MRKTFLATVVSAWMALGGTAMADNIVETAQEAGTFETLLAAAQAAGLADALATGENLTVFAPTDDAFAALPDGTVEDLLQPENRDQLAAILSYHVLPRVLTSNQLPGREIHIRTIRESGDRLLAISKDAHTGAVVVDGANVVAADVMADNGVIHVIDAVMLPSD, encoded by the coding sequence ATGAGAAAGACTTTCCTGGCAACCGTCGTTTCGGCCTGGATGGCCTTGGGCGGCACCGCGATGGCGGATAATATCGTCGAAACCGCGCAGGAAGCGGGCACTTTCGAAACGCTGCTCGCCGCCGCACAGGCCGCCGGCCTCGCCGACGCTCTGGCAACCGGTGAGAATCTCACTGTTTTTGCTCCGACCGACGACGCCTTCGCAGCTCTGCCGGATGGCACCGTCGAAGACTTGCTGCAGCCGGAAAACCGCGATCAACTCGCGGCTATCCTGTCCTATCATGTCCTGCCGCGTGTTCTCACATCGAACCAGCTCCCCGGCCGTGAGATCCACATTCGCACGATCAGGGAATCCGGCGATCGATTGCTGGCGATCAGCAAGGATGCGCATACCGGCGCCGTCGTGGTGGATGGGGCCAACGTGGTCGCAGCCGATGTCATGGCCGATAACGGGGTGATACACGTCATCGATGCGGTGATGCTCCCCTCGGACTGA
- the glmU gene encoding bifunctional UDP-N-acetylglucosamine diphosphorylase/glucosamine-1-phosphate N-acetyltransferase GlmU: MSHDSSSRTCLAIILAAGEGTRMRSDKPKVMHEIAGRPMLGHVLSAVQAAGATRIAVVVGPDRADVAEATRAFAPDCVIFEQRERLGTAHAVLAARDALEAPADDVIIAFADTPLIDAQTFARLRAPLGDGAAMAVLGFDAFDPTGYGRLIVENGNLRAIREEKDASIEEKPISLCNAGLMAFRGDTVLGLLDAIGNDNAKGEYYLTDAVALATARKQTIAIVRAPERIVQGVNDRAQLAAAEAVMQERLRLQAMAGGATLIDPASVHLSADTVIGRDVVIEPNVFFGPGVSVGDNAVIHAFSHIEGTQIGAGAQIGPFARLRPGTRLAEKVKVGNFVEIKKAQVGPGAKVNHLSYIGDAQIGARANIGAGTITCNYDGFDKHLTRIGEGAFIGSNSALVAPVTIGEGAYVGSGSVVTQDVPDDALAIARGRQFSRAGWASAFRARKTGKPEG, encoded by the coding sequence ATGTCGCACGATTCTTCTTCCCGCACTTGTCTCGCCATCATTCTTGCCGCCGGCGAGGGCACGCGGATGCGCTCGGACAAGCCAAAGGTGATGCATGAAATCGCCGGCAGGCCGATGCTCGGCCATGTGCTGAGTGCCGTTCAGGCGGCGGGCGCCACGCGCATCGCGGTCGTGGTCGGGCCCGATCGCGCCGATGTCGCCGAAGCCACGCGCGCCTTCGCGCCGGATTGCGTCATCTTCGAGCAGCGCGAGCGGCTGGGTACGGCGCATGCTGTGCTGGCTGCGCGGGATGCGCTGGAGGCGCCGGCGGACGATGTCATCATCGCCTTCGCCGATACGCCGCTGATTGATGCGCAGACCTTCGCCAGGTTGCGCGCGCCGCTCGGCGACGGCGCTGCGATGGCGGTGCTCGGCTTCGACGCCTTCGATCCGACCGGTTACGGGCGCCTCATCGTCGAGAACGGCAATCTGCGCGCGATCCGCGAGGAGAAGGATGCGAGCATCGAGGAAAAGCCGATCTCGCTGTGCAATGCCGGCCTGATGGCTTTCCGCGGCGATACGGTGCTGGGCCTTCTCGATGCGATCGGCAACGACAATGCCAAGGGCGAATATTACCTCACCGATGCAGTGGCGCTCGCAACGGCGCGCAAACAGACGATCGCGATCGTGCGCGCGCCCGAGCGGATCGTCCAGGGCGTCAACGACCGCGCCCAGCTCGCTGCGGCCGAGGCGGTGATGCAGGAGCGTCTGCGCTTGCAAGCGATGGCCGGCGGCGCGACGCTGATCGACCCGGCTAGCGTGCATCTGAGCGCTGATACCGTGATCGGGCGTGACGTCGTGATCGAGCCGAATGTCTTTTTCGGCCCCGGTGTCAGCGTGGGTGACAACGCCGTCATCCATGCCTTCTCCCATATCGAGGGCACGCAGATCGGCGCGGGCGCGCAGATCGGCCCGTTTGCCCGCCTGCGCCCCGGGACCAGGCTGGCGGAGAAGGTCAAGGTCGGCAATTTCGTCGAGATCAAGAAGGCGCAGGTCGGGCCGGGCGCCAAGGTCAACCACCTCAGCTATATCGGCGATGCGCAGATCGGTGCGCGCGCCAATATCGGCGCGGGCACGATCACCTGCAATTACGACGGTTTCGACAAGCATCTCACAAGGATCGGCGAAGGCGCCTTCATCGGCTCCAACAGCGCGCTGGTGGCGCCGGTCACGATCGGCGAGGGAGCCTATGTGGGCTCCGGCTCCGTGGTGACGCAGGATGTTCCCGACGATGCGCTCGCCATTGCGCGCGGGCGCCAGTTCTCGCGGGCGGGCTGGGCGAGCGCCTTCCGCGCACGCAAGACGGGAAAGCCGGAAGGCTGA
- the glmS gene encoding glutamine--fructose-6-phosphate transaminase (isomerizing) yields MCGIVGIIGKEPVAERIVDALKRLEYRGYDSAGVATLSRGAMARRRAEGKLRNLEDRLDRQPLDGIIGIGHTRWATHGRPNEANAHPHATDDLAIVHNGIIENFRILRHELEDAGVRFESETDTEVVARLVSYEIAGGLDPAAAVKKVLPRLRGAFALAFLFRGREDLMIGARRGSPLAIGHGEGEMFLGSDALALAPFTETITYLEEGDIAVLTQTSLQVFTEEGEPVERPAQQIAAGAFMAEKGNYRHFMAKEIHEQPEVVGRTLAAYTDMASGLSRLPDGVDVDWKALSRITITACGTAYYAGLVAKYWFERFARIPVEIDVASEFRYRDAPLDENGLMIVISQSGETADTLAGLRYAKEHGQRVLSVVNVPTSSIARESHAVAQTLAGPEIGVASTKAFTCQLTVLFALALQAGRARGSLSEPNERAMVDALVSVPGLMNEAIRHEAAIKALARDLSKARDVLYLGRGPSYPMALEGALKLKEISYIHAEGYAAGELKHGPIALIDESVPVIVVAPHDEVFEKTISNMQEVAARGGRIILITDQKGAEEAGIETMATIVMPDVAPMVAPILYALPVQMLAYHTAVFMGKDVDQPRNLAKSVTVE; encoded by the coding sequence ATGTGCGGCATCGTCGGGATCATCGGCAAGGAGCCCGTGGCGGAACGCATCGTCGATGCGCTCAAGCGGCTCGAATATCGCGGCTACGATTCAGCCGGCGTCGCGACGCTGAGCCGGGGTGCGATGGCGCGCCGCCGGGCCGAAGGCAAGCTGCGCAATCTCGAAGACAGGCTCGACCGCCAGCCGCTCGACGGCATCATCGGCATCGGCCATACGCGCTGGGCCACCCATGGCCGGCCCAACGAGGCGAATGCCCATCCCCATGCCACGGACGATCTCGCCATCGTTCATAACGGCATCATCGAGAATTTCCGCATCCTGCGCCATGAGCTCGAAGATGCCGGCGTGCGTTTCGAATCGGAGACGGATACGGAAGTGGTCGCCCGTCTGGTCAGCTACGAGATTGCCGGTGGGCTCGATCCCGCCGCTGCCGTGAAGAAGGTGCTGCCGCGCCTGCGCGGCGCCTTCGCGCTCGCCTTCCTCTTCCGGGGCCGCGAGGATCTGATGATCGGCGCCCGCAGGGGCTCACCTCTCGCCATCGGCCACGGTGAGGGCGAGATGTTCCTCGGCTCCGACGCGCTGGCGCTGGCACCTTTCACCGAGACGATCACCTATCTCGAAGAAGGTGATATTGCGGTGCTGACGCAGACATCGCTTCAGGTCTTCACCGAGGAAGGCGAGCCGGTCGAGCGACCGGCCCAGCAGATCGCCGCCGGCGCCTTCATGGCCGAGAAGGGCAATTACCGCCATTTCATGGCCAAGGAGATCCACGAGCAGCCGGAAGTGGTCGGGCGTACGCTCGCTGCCTATACCGACATGGCGAGCGGCCTGTCGCGCCTGCCGGATGGTGTGGATGTCGACTGGAAGGCGCTGTCGCGCATTACCATCACCGCCTGCGGCACCGCCTATTATGCCGGGCTGGTGGCGAAATACTGGTTCGAGCGCTTCGCGCGCATCCCCGTCGAGATCGATGTCGCCTCCGAATTCCGTTATCGCGACGCGCCGCTCGACGAGAACGGGCTGATGATCGTGATCTCGCAATCAGGCGAGACGGCGGATACCCTGGCGGGTTTGCGTTACGCCAAGGAGCACGGGCAGAGGGTGCTCAGCGTCGTCAATGTGCCGACCTCTTCCATCGCCCGTGAGAGCCATGCGGTGGCGCAGACGCTGGCCGGGCCGGAAATCGGCGTGGCTTCGACCAAGGCCTTCACCTGCCAGCTCACCGTGCTCTTCGCCCTCGCGCTCCAGGCCGGCCGCGCGCGCGGGAGCCTGAGCGAGCCAAATGAGCGCGCGATGGTCGATGCCCTGGTCTCGGTTCCGGGCCTGATGAACGAGGCGATCCGGCACGAGGCCGCGATCAAGGCGCTGGCGCGGGATCTGTCGAAGGCGCGCGACGTGCTTTATCTGGGGCGTGGCCCGTCCTATCCGATGGCACTCGAAGGCGCCCTCAAGCTCAAGGAAATCTCCTATATTCATGCCGAGGGCTATGCGGCAGGTGAACTCAAGCACGGGCCGATCGCGCTGATCGACGAGAGCGTTCCCGTCATCGTCGTCGCGCCGCATGACGAGGTTTTCGAGAAGACGATCTCCAACATGCAGGAAGTCGCTGCACGCGGTGGGCGCATCATCCTGATCACGGATCAAAAGGGTGCGGAGGAGGCCGGGATCGAGACGATGGCGACCATCGTGATGCCCGATGTCGCGCCCATGGTGGCGCCGATCCTTTACGCGCTGCCAGTGCAGATGCTGGCCTATCACACGGCGGTCTTCATGGGAAAGGACGTGGACCAGCCACGCAATCTGGCCAAATCCGTCACCGTCGAATAG
- a CDS encoding cyclase family protein codes for MCTHCVMESVKRRMMSRRDLFRRAATGSVAAAAATSGIMAATPAARAQGAMRVEDMTHELFPEFPTYFGEQQFFVEEVFTWDEHMFNLNVNTINEHTGTHIDAPLHFSEDGQSVAEIPLSNLVVPLAIVDIREKAAADADAQVTPDDLRAWIAEHGPLPENCCVAMNSGWDAFVNDAKFRNADDDGVMHFPGFHVEAAQMLLEETGAIGIAVDTLSLDHGPSPDFATHYEWLPTNRWGLECIANLDALPATGATLVLGAPKVRGGTGGPSRVFAML; via the coding sequence ATGTGCACACATTGCGTGATGGAGAGCGTCAAGCGCCGGATGATGAGCCGGCGGGATCTGTTTCGCCGCGCGGCCACCGGCAGCGTCGCGGCAGCTGCCGCAACGAGCGGCATCATGGCCGCCACGCCGGCTGCGCGGGCCCAGGGGGCGATGCGCGTCGAGGACATGACGCACGAGCTGTTCCCGGAGTTTCCGACCTATTTCGGCGAGCAGCAATTCTTCGTGGAGGAGGTCTTCACCTGGGATGAACACATGTTCAACCTCAACGTGAACACCATCAACGAGCATACCGGCACCCATATCGACGCACCGCTGCATTTCTCCGAAGACGGGCAGAGCGTCGCGGAAATCCCGCTGAGCAATCTCGTGGTCCCGCTCGCCATCGTCGATATCCGCGAGAAAGCCGCAGCCGATGCGGATGCGCAGGTGACCCCGGACGACCTGCGCGCCTGGATCGCGGAACACGGCCCGCTTCCGGAGAATTGTTGCGTGGCGATGAATTCGGGCTGGGATGCCTTCGTCAACGATGCCAAGTTTCGCAACGCCGATGATGACGGCGTCATGCATTTCCCCGGTTTCCATGTCGAGGCCGCGCAGATGCTGCTTGAGGAGACCGGCGCCATCGGCATCGCCGTCGACACGCTGTCGCTCGATCACGGCCCCTCGCCGGACTTTGCGACACATTACGAATGGTTGCCCACCAATCGCTGGGGGCTCGAATGCATCGCCAATCTCGACGCCCTGCCCGCGACCGGCGCCACGCTCGTCCTTGGGGCGCCGAAGGTCCGGGGCGGCACAGGCGGGCCGTCACGCGTCTTCGCCATGCTGTGA
- a CDS encoding TVP38/TMEM64 family protein, producing MVDHPTKNTDIADDTAPPKLNGKRGLWRIAPFVVLAALIAGFFALGLDAHVNLQTVADNQAALTRFVEENFAIAIIAYLIFYAVFVAVSIPGAAVVTVTGGFLFGTLLGGTLTIIGATAGATAIFLIARTTLGDFLRRQAGGAVSRMAEGFRKDGFNYLLVLRLVPVFPFFVVNLAPAFLGLKLTSFIAATFIGIAPATYVFSSVGAGLGSVLARGEEISLGSVMTPQIITALVGLALLALIPVGVRRWREWRGLRR from the coding sequence ATGGTCGATCACCCGACGAAGAATACGGATATTGCAGATGATACCGCGCCGCCAAAGCTCAACGGCAAGCGCGGGCTGTGGCGCATCGCGCCCTTCGTGGTTCTGGCCGCGCTGATCGCGGGATTCTTCGCGCTCGGCCTCGACGCCCATGTCAACCTCCAGACAGTCGCGGACAACCAGGCGGCGCTCACCCGCTTCGTCGAAGAGAATTTCGCCATCGCGATCATCGCTTATCTCATTTTCTACGCCGTCTTCGTTGCCGTCTCGATCCCCGGTGCCGCCGTTGTCACGGTGACGGGCGGATTTCTCTTCGGCACATTGCTGGGCGGCACGCTCACGATCATCGGGGCCACCGCCGGAGCGACCGCGATTTTCCTGATCGCCCGCACGACACTGGGCGATTTCCTGCGCCGGCAGGCCGGGGGGGCGGTTTCACGGATGGCCGAGGGTTTTCGCAAGGACGGGTTCAATTATCTGCTGGTATTACGGCTGGTCCCGGTCTTTCCCTTCTTCGTGGTCAATCTCGCCCCCGCTTTCCTCGGCTTGAAGCTGACGAGCTTCATCGCAGCCACGTTCATCGGAATTGCCCCTGCGACCTACGTGTTCTCTTCGGTCGGCGCGGGACTGGGCAGCGTGCTCGCGCGCGGCGAGGAGATCTCGCTGGGCAGCGTGATGACGCCGCAGATCATCACCGCCCTCGTCGGCCTCGCCCTGCTCGCACTGATTCCCGTCGGGGTGCGGCGCTGGCGCGAATGGCGCGGATTGCGCCGCTGA
- a CDS encoding MNIO family bufferin maturase, giving the protein MNRTSNASHLPEGVGIGFKAEHFEALTAQRRDLAFIEIHAENYMAAGGPAHRRLERLRADYALSVHGVGLSIGGAGPLDAAHLTRLATLCARYQPESFSEHLAWSSHDNVFLNDLLPLPYTDATLALICDHIDQVQEKLGRQMLLENPSTYVAFTENTLGETQFLREIVARTGCGLLLDVNNVFVSATNHGLDARAYLADFPFAAVGEIHLGGHDADTLPDGSPLLIDAHGSPVADPVWTLYAETLARAGRAPTLIEWDNDVPDFATLMAEAERAGAVLEAARPTGGRHVDAA; this is encoded by the coding sequence ATGAACAGGACAAGCAACGCCTCCCATCTGCCGGAAGGCGTCGGGATCGGGTTCAAGGCAGAGCATTTCGAGGCACTCACCGCGCAAAGGCGCGATCTCGCCTTCATCGAGATCCATGCCGAGAACTACATGGCTGCAGGCGGCCCGGCGCATCGGCGCCTCGAGCGGCTGCGGGCCGATTACGCGCTCTCCGTGCATGGCGTCGGCCTGTCGATCGGCGGGGCCGGCCCGCTCGATGCTGCGCATCTCACGCGGCTCGCCACCCTGTGCGCGCGCTACCAGCCGGAGAGCTTCTCAGAGCATCTTGCCTGGTCGAGCCACGACAATGTCTTCCTCAACGACCTGCTCCCGCTGCCCTATACTGACGCGACGCTCGCGCTGATCTGCGATCATATCGACCAGGTGCAGGAGAAGCTGGGGCGGCAGATGCTCCTCGAGAACCCTTCGACCTACGTCGCATTCACCGAGAATACGCTCGGGGAAACACAGTTTTTGCGCGAGATCGTCGCGCGTACCGGCTGCGGCCTCCTGCTCGACGTCAACAACGTCTTTGTCTCCGCCACCAATCACGGGCTCGATGCGCGCGCCTATCTCGCGGATTTCCCGTTTGCCGCCGTCGGCGAGATTCATCTCGGCGGGCATGACGCGGACACACTGCCCGACGGCTCACCGCTTCTGATCGACGCCCACGGCTCACCTGTGGCGGATCCGGTCTGGACCCTCTACGCGGAAACGCTCGCGCGTGCCGGGCGGGCACCGACCCTGATCGAATGGGACAACGACGTGCCCGATTTCGCGACCCTGATGGCGGAAGCGGAGCGCGCAGGCGCCGTGCTGGAAGCGGCCCGCCCAACGGGAGGTCGTCATGTCGATGCCGCATGA
- a CDS encoding A24 family peptidase: MSILTILVLAAPALIILAAIYDVFTMTIPNWLSLALGGLFVVTVPFLGLDWWTIAMHLAAGASILAIGIAMFAAGWVGGGDVKLAAATCLWVGFSLMIEYFFIAAIFGGILTIFILLMRRLPLPATAQRVDWIERLHNPANGVPYGVALAFGAILVFPRTTPWIAVATM, encoded by the coding sequence ATGTCGATCCTTACCATTCTCGTTCTCGCCGCTCCGGCACTGATCATCCTCGCGGCGATCTACGACGTCTTCACGATGACGATCCCGAACTGGCTGTCGCTGGCGCTGGGCGGATTGTTCGTCGTGACCGTGCCGTTTCTCGGACTGGACTGGTGGACAATCGCCATGCATCTCGCAGCGGGAGCCTCGATCCTCGCCATCGGCATCGCGATGTTCGCCGCCGGCTGGGTCGGCGGTGGCGACGTGAAGCTCGCTGCCGCGACATGTTTGTGGGTGGGCTTCAGCCTGATGATCGAATACTTCTTCATTGCCGCGATCTTCGGCGGCATCCTGACGATTTTCATCCTGCTGATGCGTCGCCTGCCCTTGCCGGCTACAGCCCAGCGCGTCGACTGGATCGAGCGACTGCACAATCCGGCGAACGGCGTGCCCTACGGCGTTGCGCTGGCATTTGGTGCGATCCTCGTCTTTCCGCGCACGACGCCCTGGATAGCCGTTGCGACGATGTGA
- a CDS encoding BufA1 family periplasmic bufferin-type metallophore, which produces MSDRKLHTKSLALAGSIAMALSFAAVPGAVHADEMEKCYGVALAGENDCAAGPGTTCAGTSTVDYQGNAWSLVPAGTCEDIDTPHGPGSLEEIERPA; this is translated from the coding sequence ATGTCGGATAGAAAATTGCACACCAAATCGCTGGCGCTCGCCGGATCCATCGCCATGGCGCTGAGCTTCGCCGCTGTCCCGGGCGCGGTGCATGCCGACGAAATGGAGAAGTGCTACGGCGTCGCGCTTGCGGGCGAAAATGACTGCGCCGCCGGCCCCGGCACCACCTGCGCCGGCACCTCCACTGTCGATTACCAGGGCAATGCCTGGAGCCTCGTCCCCGCCGGCACCTGCGAGGATATCGATACGCCGCACGGCCCTGGCTCGCTGGAAGAGATCGAACGCCCGGCCTGA